CCCGGTTGCCATGAGAGTGGCCAAACGAAATCTCTCCCATCTGCCCCGTGGATCTGAAATCTACACCCACCGTAAGGATTACCAGGAGATTACCATTCCCCCGGGAGCCACTCTGGTCATGAATCCTCCCTATGGCATTCGCCTGCAAACTGGAGAAGATTTATCCACTTTGTATAAGGAAATGGGCGATTGGTTGAAACAGAAATGTGCTGGAAGTGAGGCCTATATCTATTTTGGTGAACGAAAATACCTGAAGAATATTGGCCTGCGTCCTGAATGGAAACGACCCCTGAGAAATGGTGGTTTAGATGGACGTCTCGCTAAATTCGTGATGTATTAAACATCTCCATAGACCAAGTATGCAACACCAGAAATTGTGCCTCCAGATTCATAAAACCCAGCCTGATAAAATAAATTAGCCCAATAAAACCTCCTCTCCCCACAGAGGAGGTTTTTTCCCTCGATGGGAAATGCTTGTGAACCAGGCAATTGATCAACTTTTTCCTTTCCCCACATCTGATCCGCTTTAAAATAAAGCCACAACTAACTACTACATGATATTCACTGAAGGGTTTTTCATGAAACGATCTACTGCTGGTATTCTAGCGTTTGCAACAATCTCATTTTTCCTATATGCATTCGGAGTTGATTTCTTCGATGCAATCTGGTCTTTCCCCTCTCAGCGAGCCGTTCCATTTATGGTTCTAGCACTGGTTGGCTCCGGAATTTTTGTGACCATATATCTTGGATTTCCTCAGATCAAGCGTTTCTGGCATGGGGTTCAAGTCACCATGGGTATCTATGATAATCCTGAAGATGAGGGCGATCTGAATCATTTCCGGGCTTTGACCACAGCACTCTCAGCCACAGTGGGTATTGGAAATATAGCCGGAGTGGGTATCGCGATTTACTATGGGGGACCCGGGGCATTACTCTGGATGTGGATTACTGCTTTTTTCGGTACTACCCTGAAATTTGCTGAAAGTACGCTCGCTTTAAAATATCGGGAAATGGATGTAAATGGAAACACTGCTGGTGGACCCATGTATACCATTGAAAATGGTCTGGGTCGGAATTGGCGCTGGCTTGCAGTAGCATTTGCGGCTTTTACCATTATCTGCTCAATGGCCACTGGTAATGCCATCCAATCATTCACGGTTTCCGATCAGATTTACTCTGAAGTGTCTCAAGTAGTTGGATCCACTCACTGGTTAACCTTAAAACATATGGTTTTCGAGGGTTTTTCAGTATCCATGCAGCAAATATTCAATGGACTATTGATGGCTACCTTGGTAGGAATGGTGATTCTCGGGGGGATCAAACGTATCGGACACGTAACGGGATATCTGGCCCCTTTCATGGCCGGAATTTATGTATTTGCAGCTCTGCTTATCCTTCTTTCACATTTTGATCAATTGGGGACAGCATTTGGGTTGATTTTCAAGATGGCTATCAACCCACCTGCCATGGCTGGTGGTGTAGGAGGTGGCGTTCTGCTGGTCATGCTCCACGGAATTAAAAGAGGATTATACTCCAATGAAGCAGGCCAGGGAAGTGCCGCCATTGCCCACTCTACTGCCAAGACAGATCAACCTGTACGCGAGGGTTCTGTTGCCATGCTGGGGCCATTCATTGACACTATCCTTATCTGTACCTTAACTGGTCTTGCAATCATCTCCACAGGCGCCTGGGAGCATACAGAATTTTTTGTACGAATTAGCGTCCATGATGCTACGCTGGCAGATTCAATAGTAGCATCAGGGGTTTTCGATGGACGTGAGCTCCTGAATAGTAGCTTGCTCACTTCTTTTGCATTTAAAGAAGGGCTGGGTTGGATGATCGGCTGGGGTGATAAAATTATTACGCTTTCTATTCTGCTTTTTGCACTTTCCACTGCCATCAGCTGGTCCTTTTATGGGGATAGAGCCACTGAATACTTATTCGGTCCAAAAGCCATCCTGCCCTACCGAACTGTCTATGTTTTCTTTGTTTTTCTTGGAGGCATTGCCAGTCTCGATGCAGTATGGAAATTTGGAGATGCAGCATTAGGGTTCATGACTTTGCCCAACCTGCTGGCAATAATTTTACTGTCTAAAAAGTTGAAGACGATGAGTACAGAATACTTCAACCAGGAACATGTGCCTTACAAATAAATCTATTTATTAAATTGAGGGTTACATGAATAATTTTCACGACCAACTTATTGGGGACGCCAGTTCAATTGCCAGAACTGCTGGTGAACTCATCCTTACCTTGAGCACTAGAGAAAGACAAATTTCATACAAAAGTAGCCGTGATATGGTGACTGAAGTCGATCAAGCTTCAGAAAACTATATTGTGTCCGAGATTCACCGACTTTATCCTGAACATGAGATATTGGCAGAAGAAGGTGGCGGATCCAGCTCACGTTCCTCCCCCTACAAATGGATTATCGACCCTCTTGATGGAACCACTAATTTTGTCCATGGCTTCCCCGTTTTCGCCGTATCCATTGGAATTCAATTTGAAGATGAACTCTTCGTAGCAGCAGTTTATGACCCAAACCGGCAAGAACTTTTCAGCGCTGGAAAAGGTCAGGGCGCTTTTCTAAATGGGGAGTCAATTTCTGTGAGTCAAACCCATGACTTGGGCAAATCTCTGTTGGCCACGGGCTTCTCATATTTTAATGATGATTATTTTAAGCTTAATATGGAGCTGTGGGCGTCAATCTATGGGAAAACGCAAGGACTGAGACGAGCTGGAGCAGCGGCTATTGATTTGGCCTGGCTGGCTTGTGGTCGTCTGGACGGACTCTGGGAATTCAGTTTAAAACCCTGGGATATTGCGGCTGGTGCTTTACTGGTAACTGAGGCTGGAGGTATGGTATCTGGCCCACGTGGTGAGGATCTGGATCTGGCTGTGGGACACATCATTGCAGCCAACCCGAATATCCATCCTCACATCATTAAAGAAATCAACCTGTTTAACCATAGACTTTAGACGATCAGGATCAAGCGCATACATGTTACTCACCGGCATTTTACAGGTTGAGTTACACTTACCCGCAGTTCAGAGTTTGAAGCAAAAGCGGAGTGTGATTAAAAGTTTAAAAGAAAGATTACGCTCTCGTTACAACGTCTCAGTTTCTGAGTTTGATTATCTGGATAAATGGCAACATGCCGCAATCGCTGTTGCTATGCTCTCATCAGACAGATCCTATCTTGACTCAAGATTTCAATCCATTTCACGATTTATTGAAAATGAGGTAATGGGACATGCTTATATCATGAAGTGTGAGCTTACCATTCTCTAAAACTCACGATATTCAAATATTTCTTCTAAACCTAATCCAAATATTTTAGCGATTCGAAAAGCAAGACCCAAAGAGGGAGTATACCTTCCTGCCTCAAGTGCCACAATGGTTTGACGCGTACAACCGGCTGCATCCGCCAATTCCTGTTGCGTCATTTCATTTTGCTCAAAACGGTGTTTGCGAATAGTGTTAAGAATTATATCAGTCGCCATAGTGATCCAACCACCAATAGCCATAAACGATGCCTATTGACCTGCTTAAAAACAGCATCAGAAACTGAGACCATAATGCCAAATAAGGTATATCAATGGGAATAGTCCCAGCCTCCCAATAGAGTTCAGTAAGTCCTATGGTCCAAATAAAACCCAATATCATAATTCCCACGACTTGAAAGTTTGTTGCTCGGGACAATACGAGTCGATCCCTCTCGTCCAATAACTTTGACCAACGACTTTTTCGTGATGTGGGGAGCATTAAAAGTACGCTAATTCCGAGAGTCACCATGATCACTCCTGTTAAAGTGATTCGGAATTCTTCATTCTGAAAAAAATCTGTGACAGCATGCCCTTTGAACAACCACATGATGGTGGAAACTCCTGTAGCGATGGTAACAATATTCCACAGGGAACGTTTCTGCAATAATGCCATAGGAATTTTTATTACTTCTCCCCCGTGGTCAATTTTGGCCTTGCGCAGTTTCAATACCTGCAGAGCTCGAACTGCGAGATAGGCGGCGGTGGCACTGATTAGAAAGGCTGCCAGCATGGTGGTTGATAACCAAAAATTCATTTTTTCTCTCCCTTCGATCAGCGATTAATGTAATATATTTTAATCATTATGTATACTATTTCATACACAATATAATATTTTCGTTTTCCCTGATGAGGGAGCAGTTAAGCCCTACTTTTTACGAGGATTATTCCAGAATACTTCCTGATTCCCACTGCGATGATTTTCATAGCGGGCCATAACAAATAGTATGTCGGAAAGCCGGTTCACATATTGAATAATCTCAGCAGCAACCGTTTCACTCTGGTTCAACGTGATAATACTGCGTTCAGCTCTACGACAGACTGTCCGCGCCAGATGCAATAGTGAGGCAGATTTTGTCCCACCTGGCAGAATGAATTCCTCCAGAGGGGGTAGTTCAATATTCATTTGATCAATATGCTTCTCAAGCGATGTAGTATGCTGATCAGTAACCAGACCTTCTATCATACCGTCAGATGCCAGCTCGCCGCCAAGATCGAAGAGGGTGTGCTGGATACTTGATAGGACAGCAGCTAGTTTTACATCTGGATTCTCAGTTAAGACTAGCCCGATAATGCTATTCAGTTCATCCACGTCACCATAGGCTGTGACTCGCAAAGAATCCTTTGAGACTTCCTCTCCATTTGCCAGACGTGTCTTGCCCTTATCGCCATTGCGTGTATATATTTTTGTGAGTCTCATCGCATATAACCTTCATAGTTTGTGAGCTATCAGCTCAAAATATTTCTACTTACAATTTCCAACAATACGACCGCTGCCCACAGGATAGTGAATACAACCGTCGACCAGATAGACAGGGACGGTCTTAGAATTCGATAGTCACGATCTACCCGAGTGAAAAGAATTCGGATGAGATTCGCTGTCCATCCTGCACTGAGGACCACAATTCCAATGAGCATGGTTGTTACTAATAATGAATCACCTGCAATATATACCAGTGGGTAAAATGCAAAAAACAGTGAAACCAGCACGACACTACTGGTAAATCTTGGACGCTCAAATACCAACCCGCTTAAACCCCTTTTGTCCAATCCCTCATTTTCTTTGGATTCTATCATGACAAAAAGACCGATCAATGAGACAAAGAGGAGAATTCTCTGTAATCCTATCAACTCTTGCGATGGTTGGAAGAAATTCTCAAGACCTGTTCCCAGTAATAATGTTTCCTGGGCAAGAAACAGGTATAAAAACTGTTTGGTAATACTCCTGCTGCGAAGTCCAAATACCAACAATCCAATCATAACCAATCCTATAAGAATCAATTGAGTATTGGAGGGTGGATATACGTTTGAAATATCCAAAACATGACCGGGGATGCCTGACAAGGTATAATGACCATACCAGACGATAAGCATACCATATAGGGCGATCAGTGGGGCTGGGACGCTTAACTTTGGCCAGCGCTTCTCCAGGTGGACCACAAGGATGACCAGAAAGAACAGATCGGGGAGCAATTGAACCTGACGCTCCCACAAACCCATGACAGCGGAGATAAACCAAACCCAGAGAAGGTTTTTCTCAACAATACTCAGCGAATAAGATTTTTCAGCAACAGTTCTTTCCAGCTCCAGCAGGACCAGCCCAGTTCCGCCCATGATCAGAAAGCGACTCAACGTCCATTCAATAAACAGATGATGAGACAGTGGTGCAAGCACCACAGCAGCAAGATAGAGGATTAAAGAATACATATGTGCGGAGTTCTTCGAGGTTCCTGAATAATAGGCACTCAGGTGCAATGCGAATAGCATCATTCCAAGATGGAAAATTATCCCTGGGGCAACAAGGGGCAGGCGGAGTTGCGGAAAAATGCCCAGCACAAGGACAATTATTGAAACAAATGCCAATTGGTGCTGCCGGGCGGCTGAGATGAATTTTCCCGAGAATTGCAGGAGAATTCCAGACAATAGCAGGTATCCTGTTACAACGGCACTGATCAACTCAATTTACTCCATGGGTTGGATTAACTTTTCACTTAAAGTTCAAAGGGATCGTCTATCAATTCCATATAAACTTTGTTGGTATCATCATGAAAGGACAATTTGACATAATGTCGGTTATTACTATCAAATATATCGGCACCCTTTTCTGTGCAGTACAGAATTATATGTCCTTTATAATGACCATATTCACGCTTCAAGTCCTTATGGGCATTAAATATTAGATTTGTAAAGCTCTCTGATTCACGAATATGGACATCGCCATTCCTGTCACTGAAATCAGTAAGCAGATCGGGTTTTGAAACCAGGGACATATCCTTCCCAATCCAGATACTTAATAGTTCGAAATGGAAGGGCAGGAAAATTGAGTTCTTGATTAGAAATCCAGTCTCTTTTTTTTCAGTAGCCTGATGAATAGATTTGCTCATTATTGTTCTCCTGAGATAATTTTCTATAGGTTAAAAAAGATTAACCAGACTACAAAAAAGATGGGCAGTAGTATTGGTATTGAATATTTAAAGATATAGCCCATAAAGGATGGTACGTCTACACCAGCCTGTTCAGCTATGTTTTTTACCATAAAGTTGGGAGCGTTCCCAATATAGGTCATGGCTCCAAAAAATACAGCAGCCACAGAAATAGCCATTAGGTATACAACTGAATTAGAGTCCCCTGGAACCGGAGATGGGACTTTCGTTGCAAACTGTTGAACGTCGGAAACCGAACTAATATCAAGTCCGAATTTTCCCATTGAACCTGCCAGGAAATTTAGATAAGTCGGTGCATTATCAAGCACGCCGGAAAGGGATCCAGTAAACCAGTAAAAGCGGGAGACTGTAAATTCGGTAGCATGCTCTTTAGCATAAGCACCAATTAGCTGTAGCGCTGGAATCATGGTAGCAAATATTCCTACAAAGAGATAGGCCACTTCTTTGATAGGCTCAAAGTTAAACTCATTGCCACGTAAGGCTTCCTTATCCCCGGTTCGGTAAGCTATAAAAGCCACACTAAACATAATCACTTCTCGTATACCAAAGGGGACATGCAACAGTTTCTGTAAGCTGGGAAAACCATCGATCACTGCTGGATCCATAAATACTGAAATGATGATAATTCCCAGATAGATAAAGTTTTTACTGCCGTGTATCTCAAGATTTTTTCCAGGTGTGGGTGCTACACTGCTGGCAGGTACCCGCATATCGAAGGCCATAAAAACACCAATTACAGCCAACACTGTGACCAACCATATATGCCAGACATGCCCAACCACCCAAAAGAATGGTACTCCCTTTAAAAAACCTAGAAACAGGGGTGGATCTCCAATGGGAGTAAGACCTCCACCAATATTGCTCACAATAAAAATAAAGAAAATGACATGAAAGGGTTTTAGTCGACCTTCATTCAATCTCATAAATGGCCTGATTAACAGCATGGAGGCCCCAGTTGTACCAATAAAATTAGAAAGTATGGCTCCACCAAAAAGTATGAGCCCGTTAATCCAGGGTTTGCCTGAGGAATTAAATCGTATAAGAATTCCACCTGAAGCCACGAAAAGCGCTGTGAGCAAAGCGATAAAGGATATGTACTCCTCCAGTGTATGTAGCAGACTGAGTGTACCGTGATCCATTAAAAATCCATAGTAGACAGCGACGATGGCTCCCAGCGAAATGGCGACTTTGGGGTAGTGATGTTCCCATAAATGGGGGTAAAAAAGAGGTCCCGTTGCAATCATTAGCAGCAAAATGATAAATGGTGCAACTAGCCAGATCGGCGGCAAACTGCTATGGTGACCTGCTTCTGCCTCCTGATGCATATCCCCTTCTTGGTTGACAATTTGCTCACTGGCAACCTGTTCACTCGCGCTACCATGTTCTTCTGCCATAACTGGACTGATAATCAATAATGCCAGTAAGACCAGTTTGCCCAAAACAACCATCCTCATGCTTCATTCCCTTTAAATTCAAATCGATTTGATTTTATATAATTATAAATCGACTCCGATTCACTCCCCTTGAACATATCGTCCATGTTTTCCCAGAAAGAATCAAGTCTCATTTCGTATTTCTTTTCGTAAAGATAAGCCTGGATCAGCATATCCAATTTGTCAATTCGTTTTACTACCCGCGCCTCAGGAGATTTATTTGACTCAAAATCTTGCCAGAGATTTTTGAAGTATTCACCTTCTTGAACGTCTTGCACTATCTGCTCAAAAGCAGCCGCTTCAGCCTCGTATTTCGTCGCTTCCAGCACATTGTCCCTGGGGGTTAAATCACCTACGATTGATTCTGCCATGTCATGCACAAGGGCCATGTTCAGAGCGCGCTCTACATTCACGCCATTCGATTGTAAAGTGGCGCGCAGATAAAGTATAAGGATTGACATCCCATAACTATGGGCAGCGATAGATTCAACACCCCGAGCATCAATTCCAGATTGTAACCACCCTGATCTAGGGATGGTTTTAAGCGCATAGATGTGCTCAAGGCTGGATATCAGGCGACGCGTCGGAATGTCTTTTCTGGTATCATTCATAAGGTAAGAAGATAGAATAAAGGGAGGTGAATGCTAAAGCGAATTGCCAGTTACCGGAAGGGATCTGAGTTTATAACCTCCCCAAAGAAGGAGTCAAAACTAAACAATTACCACTGATACTCCTAGCCTTAACTCACTATGTATCAGCAGATAAGGATTGTCCTGTAAAGTGTGTTGATGTAAAGATATCGATGTTTCACGCTTAAAGTGACTGTTGAGGTGAACAGAATTCTAATGGCGTTGGATAAGATGTCAAAATGATCTATGGCATCTCGAATTTTACATGGGGATGACGCACGATCAGGACGGGACAATGAGCTTTCCGTACAACTTTTTCAGCCGTTGAGCCGTAAATGGCGTGACTAAATCCGCTCAAGCCATGGGTGGCCATCACGATGAGATCCATCCCCTGTTCCTTAGCAAAGGAGACTATCTCCCGCCAGGGTTTCCCATGCAGATTTGATGAATCAGTCTTGATTTCAGAGGGAATTTGTTCCGCCACTATCTTTGCCAGCGACTCATCAACATATCCGCTGAGTTGTTTCTCTATATCTGGATAGCTATAGGTCCCCCAGGCAAAATCAACAGGGGCCACGATGGGTTCCACGACATGCAATACATGTAGACTGGCCTGGTACTTTTGCGCCAGATCTATGGCGAATGGTAGTGCATATTTCGCAGACTCCGAAAAATCAGTCGGTACTAATATTTTGGAATACTTCATTTTGTGACCTCCAAATTTTTGAGGAGGAATATCAGGCTGAGAGTTCTCTCCCCAGTTCCAGACCTTTCTGAAATGCTTTCAGATTGATCTCTAAAAGATGTCGCTTCTTAAAGATAAGCGGTAGAACCCTTTGAACCACCAAAGGATCAAGAAAATCTGAGTATCCGGCGAGGACACCGAGAATGACAACATTCGAGGTTCTCGTGTTGCCCAATTCCTTTGCGATCTCAGTTGCTGGAATGGGTATTCGTATGATATCATCCCGTTTTGGCTCAATATCTATCAGTGAACTATCCCACAGAATGGCCCCACCTTCAATAACATCATCTTCAAACTTCTCCAGAGAGGGTCGATTCATGGCAACCAGCACTGTAGGATGGGTAACCAGGGGTGATCCAATTGCCTCACGTGACAGCTTGACGTGACAGTTTGCTGTCCCCCCTCTCATCTCAGGACCATATGAAGGAATCCAACTCACATTAAGCTCCTGGCGCATCCCAATTTCACTAAGCCAGACACCCAGAGAGAGAACACCCTGGCCACCAAACCCGGCAATTTTTATTTCCTGATCAATGCTTTCACTTAGGGTCAATGAATCAGTTTCAATTTTTATCTTATCCTGCTCCAGTCCGAGAAGTTTTGGTACCCTGCTTGGTGAAGCAAAATGCTTACTCAAGTCCAAAGGTTCAACCTGTTGGGCGATATCTTTGAATACACCGAGTGGGAAGTTCTGCATCAGAGTTGATTTGATCCATTCCTCTGACTGGGGTGCTGTCATCTTCCACCCTGTGGGACAGGTGGATAAAACCTCAATAAAAGAGAAACCTTTCTTCTCGATTTGATTTTTGATACCTCGCCGGACAGCTTTCCGGGCAGCATTTTTTGACCGCACATCTGCCAACATAACGCGTTCTACATACACGGGAGATTCAAGACTGGCAATGATTTCGGCCATACGCATGGGGTAACCCTCATTCTGCAGCGTTCGACCATAGGGTGTGGTCGTTGTTTTCTGACCAATGAGGGTTGTGGGAGCCATTTGACCCCCGGTCATTCCGTAAATGGCATTATTTACAAAGAAAACGGTTATGGCTTCACCACGGTTGGCGGCATGAAGTATCTCATTACCACCAATGGCAGCCAAATCTCCGTCTCCCTGATATGAAATCACGATAGATTCAGGTAAGGCACGCTTCACACCCGTAGCCACTGCAGGCGCTCTACCGTGAGCAGACTGGATATTTCCTGCATTAAAGTAATAGTAGGCAAAAACGCTGCACCCGACAGGGCTCACAAATATGCAATTTTCAGCTACCTCATAATCTGTTAGGGCCTCTGCTATCATTTTATGAAGAATTCCATGACCACAACCTGGACAATAGTGAGTCTGTTCCTTATTATTTCCCGGACGACGTTCATAGGTGTCGTAAAAGCCCTTTGATTTTCCTAATATTTTGACGCTCATAGTACCCTCATCATGCGTTTGATCTCATGTACCAATTCTTTTATGGACGGGACATTGCCCCCCATCCTGCCGTAAAACTCCACGGGCTTGGCACCATTCACAGCCAATCGGACATCATCCACCATTTGACCATTACTCAATTCTATCACACTAAATGCTTTGACATGATCCATGGCAGCGAGTTCTGCGATTCGTTTTGATGGATAGGGCATGAGGGTTATGGGACGCAGCATGCCCACCTTTACCCCTTCAATCCTCAATTGATCGACGGCTGTATGTACCATTCGAGAAACAATGCCGTAGCCGACTACGATGAAGTCTGCATCATCAAGTCGATATTCTTCGAAGCGGGTCTCGCTATTTTCAATAATCTCGTATTTGCTCTGTAATTTTCTATTGTGACGCTCCAGATCATCTGGATCAAGTTCAATAGAGCTGATAAGATTCATTCTATCGCCATCGACTCCGCGTATGGCCCATTTCTTTTCAGCAAATTCTTCAACTGGTTCAGGGAAGTCGACTGGCTCCATCATCTGACCTATAAATCCATCAGCCAAAACAACGGCTGGATTTCTATATTTGTCAGCAAGATCAAATGCCAGCATGGTAAGGTCACACATTTCTTGAGCAGAATTGGGGGCTAGAACTATATTTTTGTAATTTCCATGGCCACCCCCCTTAACTACCTGATTGTAGTCACTTTGTTCCGGGGCTATGTTTCCCAGACCAGGGCCTCCGCGCATGATATCCACAACCACGCATGGGAGTTCAGCTCCCGCCAGATATGACATTCCCTCCTGCTTCAAACTAAAACCAGGGCTGGAACTTGCTGTCATGGCACGAATACCGGTTCCAGCAGCACCATACACCATATTGATTGCCGCTATTTCACTCTCAGCCTGAAGGAAGGTCCCCCCCACCAGTGGCATGTAAAGTGCAGCAGCGTGGGCAATCTCACTTGCCGGGGTAATTGGATATCCATAGTAAGCGCGGCAACCAGCCAGGATGGCACCCTTTACAATTGCTTCATTCCCTTTTACAAATTGTTTTGCCATGCTCTACTCCGCGAAACTTAGGTTTCTAAAATTGCTTAGGATAACTTGCTGACCACAGGCTTCACACTCTGCCAGCCCCTTCACCGAATCGGTGACTGTCAATCTACTCTGCACATTCTTAGTCTGGCAGATATAGCTTTCTTCAGCCTCAGCCCAATTCTTATAAACTGTAATTGCACCTGGTTCAGGACATGCATAGAAGCAAATACCGCAACCCGTACATCCATCACCATCATATTCAGCTGGACTATAACCATGCGTATTAAAACTATTTGCCAAGTGCAGGACATCAACTGGACATGCGACGACGCAAAGATTGCATCCTTTGCATTCCTCGATGTTGACTGCAACGAGTCCACGGGCTTTAGCCATATTCAGAACCTCCTCAGATTCATATTATCTTATTTCTCAATGTAAAAGTTTACTCCTGTGTGACTGTCGCTCCAACTCCTCCCGGAAGTCTGGGTGCGCAATTGAAATAAGAGCCTTGGCTCTTTCCCTCAATGTTTTTCCGTGAAGATGGGCAATACCGAATTCAGTGACGATATAGTGCACATCCCCTCTGCTGGTTGTGACAGCGGCCCCCGGTTTCAGCTCTAAAACAATACGGGATTGGGTGCCCTTTTTAGCTGTAGAGGGCATGGCAATAATGGGTACCCCACCAATACTTCGAGAAGCTCCCCGCATAAAATCAACCTGGCCACCAATTCCTGAAAAATTGGTGCGTCCCATGGAATCTGAACATACCTGACCGGTTAGATCAATCTCAATGGATGAATTAATCGCCACCATTTTATTGTTTTGAGCAATGATATAGGGATCATTCACATAATCTGTGGGATGAAACTCCATGAAAGGATTCTCATGAATAAAATCGTAAACGTGTTGGGAGCCCATAACAATACTGGAGACTACTTTTCCTGGGTGTAGCGTTTTTTCTTCGCCATTAATTACGCCAGATTCAACCAGTTCCACCACACCGTCACTGAACATCTCTGTATGGATACCCAGGTTGCGCTTTTCCTTGAGATAGAACAATGTTGCATCTGGTATAGCTCCAATTCCCATCTGCAGGGTTGATCCGTCTTCAATGAGACTGGCAATGTATTTTCCGATAATCATGTGCCGCTCAGATAATTCAACTTTGGCAGCTTGGAATAATGGCTCATCAGCCTCCACGATAAAATCCAACTTCGAAGCGTGTATAAAATTGTCGCCGTGAACTCTGGGCATCTGCCGATTTACCATGGCTACAATAATTTTGGCTACTTTGCAGGCGGCAATTGTTGTATCCGTACTTACTCCAAAACTGCAAAAACCATGTGAATCAGGTGGGCTCACATGAATTAGAGCCACATCCACAGGGATGTGGCCATTTTTAAACAGCCCCGGAATTTCTGATAGAAAGATAGGTGTCCAGTCT
This genomic interval from Candidatus Neomarinimicrobiota bacterium contains the following:
- a CDS encoding 2-oxoacid:acceptor oxidoreductase family protein gives rise to the protein MSVKILGKSKGFYDTYERRPGNNKEQTHYCPGCGHGILHKMIAEALTDYEVAENCIFVSPVGCSVFAYYYFNAGNIQSAHGRAPAVATGVKRALPESIVISYQGDGDLAAIGGNEILHAANRGEAITVFFVNNAIYGMTGGQMAPTTLIGQKTTTTPYGRTLQNEGYPMRMAEIIASLESPVYVERVMLADVRSKNAARKAVRRGIKNQIEKKGFSFIEVLSTCPTGWKMTAPQSEEWIKSTLMQNFPLGVFKDIAQQVEPLDLSKHFASPSRVPKLLGLEQDKIKIETDSLTLSESIDQEIKIAGFGGQGVLSLGVWLSEIGMRQELNVSWIPSYGPEMRGGTANCHVKLSREAIGSPLVTHPTVLVAMNRPSLEKFEDDVIEGGAILWDSSLIDIEPKRDDIIRIPIPATEIAKELGNTRTSNVVILGVLAGYSDFLDPLVVQRVLPLIFKKRHLLEINLKAFQKGLELGRELSA
- a CDS encoding 3-methyl-2-oxobutanoate dehydrogenase subunit VorB, producing the protein MAKQFVKGNEAIVKGAILAGCRAYYGYPITPASEIAHAAALYMPLVGGTFLQAESEIAAINMVYGAAGTGIRAMTASSSPGFSLKQEGMSYLAGAELPCVVVDIMRGGPGLGNIAPEQSDYNQVVKGGGHGNYKNIVLAPNSAQEMCDLTMLAFDLADKYRNPAVVLADGFIGQMMEPVDFPEPVEEFAEKKWAIRGVDGDRMNLISSIELDPDDLERHNRKLQSKYEIIENSETRFEEYRLDDADFIVVGYGIVSRMVHTAVDQLRIEGVKVGMLRPITLMPYPSKRIAELAAMDHVKAFSVIELSNGQMVDDVRLAVNGAKPVEFYGRMGGNVPSIKELVHEIKRMMRVL
- a CDS encoding ferredoxin family protein: MAKARGLVAVNIEECKGCNLCVVACPVDVLHLANSFNTHGYSPAEYDGDGCTGCGICFYACPEPGAITVYKNWAEAEESYICQTKNVQSRLTVTDSVKGLAECEACGQQVILSNFRNLSFAE
- a CDS encoding acetyl-CoA hydrolase/transferase family protein, which encodes MGWTENYRSRIGTPEEAMSLIKSRDSVYLHAGAATPQIFVDAFSKRVMDLEDVTVSHILTLGDAKYVTPEMEGHVRLNSLFTGTNVRESVNAGRADWTPIFLSEIPGLFKNGHIPVDVALIHVSPPDSHGFCSFGVSTDTTIAACKVAKIIVAMVNRQMPRVHGDNFIHASKLDFIVEADEPLFQAAKVELSERHMIIGKYIASLIEDGSTLQMGIGAIPDATLFYLKEKRNLGIHTEMFSDGVVELVESGVINGEEKTLHPGKVVSSIVMGSQHVYDFIHENPFMEFHPTDYVNDPYIIAQNNKMVAINSSIEIDLTGQVCSDSMGRTNFSGIGGQVDFMRGASRSIGGVPIIAMPSTAKKGTQSRIVLELKPGAAVTTSRGDVHYIVTEFGIAHLHGKTLRERAKALISIAHPDFREELERQSHRSKLLH